In Nocardioides sp. JQ2195, a genomic segment contains:
- a CDS encoding FHA domain-containing protein, with translation MGNMAHQPAMLSTLRVAVGAETRMFTDPVVTVGRDGQAPISLQHPDVSRRHAEFRRTRQGWVLVDLDSTNGTWLGEQQLGQALLPVGRPVHVLLGGSEGVRMQVEVVPAQVTSGPPGPASSPSAHPGHSTGPASHPAAEPRPAPYAGPRSDPGAHPDARPGHGWSAGPAQPAPSQPDSFQPAPFQPAPFQPAPPSRDVPIAPGAMTQPWYPAGESPMPQPPPGHLAHGHTVLPGNQLHGRLLTIGRSRTCDVVIDDPLVSRQHATLVPGPAPVLNDLGSFNGTFVNGTRLNGSIALHPGDEVIFGNQTFSWTGTDLASRATRTDLTLFAENLTTVAKGGKRLLEGMSFELGPSSLTAVIGPSGAGKSTLLGALTGSSPATHGQVIWQGQDLYSHYEQLRFQIGLVPQSDIQHPQLSVRQGLSYASMLRLPPDTTVEERSQRVQHVVSQMQLERQIDNRIGTQLSGGQRKRVSIATELLTAPPLLFLDEPTSGLDPGLDRDVMHQLRTLADEGRVVMVVTHSVLALDVCDNVLVLAPGGRRAYFGPPGGVLEHFGCRDYPQVFDLLDEPDLWQRIPAPPAPVDTGRLPSMNAPVTQPPLQSMSRQFWTLVRRNLAVTVSDKLLLAMLVLLPLALGGLSRVVPGEAGLGIARTAGPGEPMDHKEALTRLTILIMAAALMGTAVTIRELVGERPIFQREYAVGLSPGMYLLSKVTVLGTACFLQGMVVTWLATVGLPGPDSDGALGLGTFEVALAIGGLCFVMALLGLAVSALVTSNEQTMPALVGLVMVQLVLCGALVPVAGRVVLEQLAWLSPARWAFAASSATVDLDKAKHALPKAKQDDLDSLYDQSAGQWVLNMSMMWILAAVILATAFWLVRRSATSRR, from the coding sequence ATGGGCAACATGGCTCACCAGCCCGCCATGCTGTCGACGCTGCGTGTGGCGGTCGGCGCCGAGACCCGGATGTTCACCGACCCGGTGGTCACCGTGGGGCGCGATGGACAGGCCCCGATCTCGCTGCAGCACCCGGACGTCTCCCGGCGCCATGCCGAGTTCCGGCGTACCCGACAGGGATGGGTGCTGGTCGACCTCGACTCCACGAACGGCACGTGGCTCGGCGAGCAGCAGCTCGGCCAGGCGTTGCTCCCGGTCGGACGACCGGTCCACGTCCTGCTCGGGGGCAGCGAAGGCGTGCGGATGCAGGTGGAGGTCGTCCCTGCACAGGTGACCAGCGGTCCGCCCGGGCCTGCCTCGAGCCCGAGTGCGCACCCCGGGCACAGCACCGGTCCCGCGTCCCACCCCGCTGCCGAGCCGCGCCCCGCACCCTACGCCGGTCCGAGGTCCGACCCGGGTGCCCACCCGGACGCCCGCCCGGGGCACGGCTGGTCCGCCGGCCCCGCACAGCCGGCGCCGTCCCAGCCCGACTCGTTCCAGCCCGCGCCGTTCCAGCCCGCGCCGTTCCAGCCCGCGCCACCCTCCCGCGACGTACCGATCGCACCCGGGGCGATGACCCAGCCGTGGTACCCCGCGGGCGAGAGCCCGATGCCGCAGCCGCCACCGGGACACCTGGCCCACGGCCACACAGTCCTGCCCGGCAACCAGCTGCACGGCCGGCTGCTGACCATCGGTCGTTCGCGCACCTGCGACGTCGTGATCGACGACCCGCTCGTCTCCCGCCAGCACGCGACCCTGGTCCCTGGCCCGGCTCCGGTGCTCAACGACCTCGGCAGCTTCAACGGCACCTTCGTCAACGGCACTCGCCTCAACGGCAGCATCGCGCTGCACCCGGGTGACGAGGTCATCTTCGGCAACCAGACGTTCTCCTGGACCGGCACCGACCTGGCCTCGCGGGCCACCCGCACCGACCTCACGCTGTTCGCCGAGAACCTGACCACGGTCGCCAAGGGCGGCAAGCGGCTCCTCGAGGGGATGTCCTTCGAGCTGGGACCGTCGAGCCTGACCGCAGTCATCGGGCCTTCGGGTGCCGGCAAGTCGACGCTGCTGGGCGCCCTCACCGGCTCCAGCCCGGCCACCCACGGCCAGGTGATCTGGCAGGGCCAGGACCTCTACTCGCACTACGAGCAGCTGCGATTCCAGATCGGGCTGGTGCCCCAGTCCGACATCCAGCACCCGCAGCTGTCCGTGCGCCAGGGACTGTCCTACGCCTCCATGCTCCGGCTGCCTCCTGACACCACGGTGGAGGAGCGCTCCCAGCGAGTCCAGCACGTCGTCTCGCAGATGCAGCTCGAGCGGCAGATCGACAACCGCATCGGCACCCAGCTCTCCGGCGGACAGCGCAAGCGCGTCTCCATCGCCACCGAGCTGCTGACCGCCCCGCCGCTGCTGTTCCTCGACGAGCCCACCTCCGGGCTCGACCCGGGGCTCGATCGCGACGTCATGCACCAGCTGCGCACCCTGGCCGACGAAGGTCGCGTGGTCATGGTGGTGACCCACTCCGTGCTCGCCCTCGACGTGTGCGACAACGTGCTGGTGCTCGCGCCCGGTGGCCGACGAGCCTACTTCGGTCCGCCCGGCGGGGTGCTCGAGCACTTCGGCTGCCGTGACTACCCGCAGGTCTTCGACCTGCTCGACGAGCCCGACCTGTGGCAGCGCATCCCGGCCCCACCGGCACCGGTCGACACCGGCCGGTTGCCGTCGATGAACGCCCCGGTCACCCAGCCGCCGCTGCAGTCGATGAGCCGCCAGTTCTGGACGCTCGTGCGGCGCAACCTCGCGGTCACGGTCTCCGACAAGCTGCTGCTGGCGATGCTGGTGCTGCTGCCCCTCGCGCTCGGCGGCCTGAGCCGGGTGGTTCCCGGCGAGGCGGGCCTCGGCATCGCCCGCACGGCCGGGCCCGGGGAGCCCATGGACCACAAGGAGGCGTTGACCCGCCTCACCATCCTCATCATGGCCGCCGCGCTGATGGGCACGGCGGTGACCATTCGTGAGCTCGTCGGGGAGCGGCCGATCTTCCAGCGCGAGTACGCCGTCGGGCTCTCGCCGGGGATGTACCTGCTCAGCAAGGTCACCGTCCTCGGCACGGCCTGCTTCCTGCAGGGCATGGTCGTCACCTGGCTGGCCACGGTCGGCCTCCCCGGTCCGGACAGCGACGGCGCGCTCGGGTTGGGCACCTTCGAGGTCGCCCTCGCCATCGGCGGCCTCTGCTTCGTGATGGCGCTGCTCGGGCTGGCGGTCTCGGCGCTGGTCACCTCCAACGAGCAGACCATGCCGGCCCTGGTCGGGCTGGTGATGGTGCAGCTCGTGCTGTGCGGCGCGCTGGTCCCGGTCGCCGGGCGCGTGGTGCTGGAGCAGCTGGCCTGGTTGTCCCCGGCTCGGTGGGCGTTCGCGGCCAGCTCGGCGACCGTCGACCTCGACAAGGCCAAGCATGCGCTGCCGAAGGCGAAGCAGGACGACCTCGACTCGCTCTACGACCAGTCGGCCGGGCAGTGGGTGCTGAACATGAGCATGATGTGGATCCTCGCCGCGGTGATCCTGGCCACCGCCTTCTGGTTGGTCCGACGCAGCGCCACGTCACGCCGCTGA
- a CDS encoding SigE family RNA polymerase sigma factor translates to MADLEFDEWVSARIPALLRFAYLVTGSREAADDVLQSVLTRSFERWSTVRRTHDPDAYVRRMIINENVSSWRRWGKRQTPVPEIVDRHRVSDPSDQVSNADAVWRVCQALPRRQRAAVVLRFYEDLDHREIAGILGCSEVTVRSQIHRALAALRAELERQEADDD, encoded by the coding sequence GTGGCCGACCTCGAGTTCGACGAATGGGTGAGTGCGCGGATCCCCGCGCTGCTGCGCTTCGCCTATCTCGTCACGGGAAGTCGCGAGGCTGCCGACGACGTGCTCCAGAGCGTGCTGACCCGCTCGTTCGAGCGGTGGAGCACGGTGCGGCGTACGCACGATCCGGACGCCTACGTGCGCCGGATGATCATCAACGAGAACGTCTCCTCGTGGCGGCGGTGGGGCAAGCGGCAGACGCCGGTGCCGGAGATCGTCGACCGGCACCGGGTGAGCGACCCGTCCGACCAGGTCAGCAATGCCGATGCGGTGTGGCGGGTCTGCCAGGCACTGCCCAGGCGACAACGTGCGGCGGTCGTGCTGCGGTTCTACGAAGACCTCGACCACCGAGAGATCGCCGGCATTCTCGGGTGTTCCGAGGTGACCGTCCGCTCCCAGATCCATCGCGCACTCGCGGCCCTGCGGGCCGAGCTCGAACGTCAGGAGGCCGACGATGACTGA
- a CDS encoding LLM class flavin-dependent oxidoreductase, whose amino-acid sequence MLDLVPVRTNQTTADAVNASRSLATTADTEGYRRYWVAEHHNMPAVAATNPPVMISLLAAATERIRVGSGGVMLPNHAPLVVAEQFALLEAAFPGRIDLGIGRAPGTDPVTGYALRHGAGGVGDDAVERFPEYVENIVAMMDEAGVGISVAGRTHELRATPRATSQAAVWLLGSSDYSARLAARLGLPYVFAHHFSGNGTAEALELYRSTYQPSPGHPEPRTFLTVNAAVAETAEEAERVALPQLLAMVALRTGGRLQPQLLVEEAEATEIPDAHLPLVEAMRRRWVIGDPSVAAKQTAELAAQFDVDEVMVHPVAGAYAAESPDAAPARETTLRLLAQAMGPIQT is encoded by the coding sequence GTGCTCGACCTCGTCCCGGTGCGGACGAACCAGACCACGGCCGATGCCGTGAACGCCTCGCGATCGTTGGCGACGACAGCCGACACCGAGGGGTACCGCCGCTACTGGGTGGCCGAGCACCACAACATGCCGGCCGTGGCCGCCACCAACCCGCCGGTGATGATCAGCTTGCTGGCCGCCGCGACCGAGCGGATCCGGGTCGGCTCCGGCGGCGTGATGCTGCCCAACCACGCGCCGCTCGTCGTGGCTGAGCAGTTCGCCCTGCTGGAGGCGGCCTTCCCCGGTCGCATCGACCTGGGCATCGGCCGCGCACCCGGCACCGATCCGGTCACCGGCTACGCGCTGCGCCACGGCGCAGGGGGCGTGGGCGATGACGCGGTCGAGCGCTTCCCGGAGTACGTCGAGAACATCGTCGCGATGATGGACGAGGCCGGGGTCGGCATCTCCGTGGCCGGGCGCACGCACGAGCTGCGGGCCACCCCGAGGGCGACGTCGCAGGCGGCGGTCTGGCTGCTGGGATCCTCCGACTACTCAGCCCGTCTCGCTGCGCGCCTCGGGCTTCCCTACGTCTTCGCGCACCACTTCTCGGGCAACGGCACCGCGGAGGCGCTCGAGCTCTATCGGTCGACGTACCAGCCCTCGCCCGGGCACCCCGAGCCGCGCACGTTCCTGACCGTGAACGCGGCCGTGGCAGAGACGGCCGAGGAGGCTGAGCGGGTCGCACTGCCCCAGCTGCTGGCGATGGTCGCCCTGCGCACCGGCGGTCGGCTGCAGCCGCAGCTCCTGGTGGAGGAGGCGGAAGCGACGGAGATCCCCGATGCGCACCTGCCGCTGGTGGAGGCGATGCGCCGGCGCTGGGTGATCGGCGACCCGTCTGTCGCGGCCAAGCAGACCGCCGAGCTGGCCGCCCAGTTCGACGTCGACGAGGTGATGGTGCACCCGGTTGCCGGGGCGTACGCCGCGGAGTCGCCCGACGCCGCACCGGCCAGGGAGACCACCTTGCGCCTGTTGGCGCAGGCGATGGGCCCGATCCAGACCTGA
- the infA gene encoding translation initiation factor IF-1, with product MPKKEGVIELEGTITEALPNAMFRVELSNGHKVLAHISGKMRQHYIRILPEDRVVVELSPYDLTRGRIVYRYK from the coding sequence ATGCCGAAGAAAGAAGGCGTGATCGAACTCGAGGGCACCATCACGGAGGCCCTTCCGAATGCCATGTTCCGTGTTGAGCTCAGCAACGGACACAAGGTTCTCGCCCACATCAGCGGCAAGATGCGCCAGCACTACATCCGCATCCTTCCTGAGGACCGGGTCGTGGTGGAGCTCTCGCCGTACGACCTGACTCGCGGTCGGATCGTCTACCGCTACAAGTGA
- the rpmJ gene encoding 50S ribosomal protein L36: protein MKVKPSVGKMCDKCKVIRRHGRVMVICENPRHKQRQG from the coding sequence GTGAAGGTCAAGCCGAGCGTCGGCAAGATGTGTGACAAGTGCAAGGTGATTCGTCGCCACGGCCGCGTCATGGTCATCTGCGAGAACCCGCGCCACAAGCAGCGTCAAGGCTGA
- the rpsM gene encoding 30S ribosomal protein S13, whose product MARLVGVDLPRDKRIEIALTYIFGIGRTRSQQLLEATGVNPNLRVHELGDAELVKLRDEIEANFKIEGDLRREVQADIRRKIEIGSYQGRRHRMGLPVRGQRTKTNARTRKGPKRTVAGKKKTK is encoded by the coding sequence ATGGCACGCCTTGTTGGTGTTGACCTCCCGCGTGACAAGCGCATCGAGATCGCACTCACCTACATCTTCGGCATCGGCCGAACCCGCTCCCAGCAGCTGCTGGAAGCAACCGGGGTCAACCCGAACCTCCGCGTCCACGAACTGGGCGACGCAGAGCTGGTCAAGCTCCGTGACGAGATCGAAGCCAACTTCAAGATCGAGGGTGACCTCCGTCGCGAGGTCCAGGCAGACATCCGCCGCAAGATCGAGATCGGCAGCTACCAGGGTCGCCGCCACCGCATGGGCCTTCCGGTCCGCGGTCAGCGCACCAAGACCAACGCGCGCACCCGCAAGGGCCCCAAGCGCACTGTTGCCGGCAAGAAGAAGACCAAGTGA
- the rpsK gene encoding 30S ribosomal protein S11 has product MPPKSRTAAGAKKVRRKEKKNIAQGEAHIKSTFNNTIVTITDPTGAVISWASAGTVGFKGSRKSTPFAAQMAAEAAGRRAMDHGMKKIDVFVKGPGSGRETAIRSLGAIGLEVGTIQDVTPTPHNGCRPPKRRRV; this is encoded by the coding sequence ATGCCTCCCAAGAGCCGCACCGCGGCCGGCGCCAAGAAGGTGCGCCGCAAGGAGAAGAAGAACATCGCTCAGGGCGAAGCCCACATCAAGAGCACGTTCAACAACACCATCGTCACGATCACGGACCCCACGGGCGCCGTGATCTCGTGGGCCTCCGCCGGCACCGTCGGCTTCAAGGGCTCGCGCAAGTCGACGCCGTTCGCGGCACAGATGGCAGCCGAGGCTGCCGGTCGTCGGGCCATGGACCACGGCATGAAGAAGATCGACGTCTTCGTCAAGGGTCCGGGCTCGGGTCGCGAGACGGCGATCCGGTCCCTGGGTGCGATCGGCCTCGAGGTCGGCACCATCCAGGACGTCACGCCCACCCCGCACAACGGATGCCGGCCGCCCAAGCGCCGTCGCGTCTGA
- the rpsD gene encoding 30S ribosomal protein S4, translated as MARYTGPMTKKSRRLGVDLVGGDQAFERRPYPPGQHGRGRIKESEYLLQLREKQKARISYGILEKQFHNYYVEASRRPGKTGDNLLQLLECRLDNVVYRAGFARTRRHARQLVVHGHFKVNGKKVDIPSFQVTAHDVIDVREKSLEMTPFIVARETHGERVVPAWLEALPNRMRVLVHQLPVRAQIDIPVQEQLIVEFYSKK; from the coding sequence ATGGCCCGCTACACCGGCCCCATGACCAAGAAGTCGCGCCGTCTCGGTGTCGACCTCGTTGGTGGCGACCAGGCTTTCGAGCGTCGCCCCTACCCGCCCGGCCAGCACGGCCGCGGCCGCATCAAGGAGAGCGAGTACCTCCTCCAGCTTCGCGAGAAGCAGAAGGCGCGCATCTCCTACGGCATCCTCGAGAAGCAGTTCCACAACTACTACGTGGAGGCCTCGCGCCGTCCCGGCAAGACCGGTGACAACCTGCTGCAGCTCCTCGAGTGCCGCCTCGACAACGTGGTCTACCGTGCCGGCTTCGCCCGCACCCGTCGCCACGCCCGTCAGCTCGTCGTTCACGGCCACTTCAAGGTGAACGGCAAGAAGGTCGACATCCCGTCGTTCCAGGTGACCGCCCACGACGTCATCGACGTTCGTGAGAAGTCGCTGGAGATGACCCCGTTCATCGTGGCTCGCGAGACCCACGGCGAGCGCGTCGTCCCTGCATGGCTCGAGGCACTGCCGAACCGCATGCGCGTCCTCGTGCACCAGCTCCCCGTCAGGGCCCAGATCGACATCCCGGTCCAGGAGCAGCTGATCGTCGAGTTCTACTCGAAGAAGTAA
- a CDS encoding DNA-directed RNA polymerase subunit alpha — translation MLIAQRPTLSEESVDEFRSRFVIEPLEPGFGYTLGNSLRRTLLSSIPGASVTSIKVDTVLHEFSTIEGVKEDVTEVILNLKGLVVSSEHDEPVTMYLRKQGSGDVTAADILPPAGVEVHNPDLKIATLSEKGKLEMELVVERGRGYVSAVQNKGADNEIGRMPVDSIYSPVLKVTYKVEATRVEQRTDFDKLVIDVETKPSIRPRDAIASAGKTLVELFGLARELNVEAEGIDIGPSPVDEQLAADLALPVEDLQLTVRSYNCLKREGIHTVGELIARSEQDLLDIRNFGSKSIDEVKGKLVEMGLSLKDSAPGFDPATALAAYGDDDDDTFVEDEQY, via the coding sequence GTGCTTATCGCTCAGCGCCCTACCCTGTCGGAAGAGTCCGTCGACGAGTTCCGCTCGAGGTTCGTGATCGAGCCCCTGGAGCCCGGCTTCGGTTACACGCTCGGCAACTCGCTGCGTCGTACGCTCCTCAGCTCCATCCCGGGTGCGTCCGTGACCAGCATCAAGGTTGACACCGTCCTCCACGAGTTCTCGACCATCGAGGGTGTGAAGGAAGACGTCACCGAGGTGATCCTCAACCTGAAGGGTCTCGTCGTCTCCTCCGAGCACGACGAGCCCGTCACCATGTACCTGCGCAAGCAGGGCTCCGGTGACGTCACGGCCGCCGACATCCTGCCTCCGGCGGGTGTCGAGGTGCACAACCCCGACCTGAAGATCGCCACCCTGTCCGAGAAGGGCAAGCTGGAGATGGAGCTCGTCGTCGAGCGCGGTCGTGGCTACGTCAGCGCAGTGCAGAACAAGGGTGCGGACAACGAGATCGGCCGCATGCCGGTCGACTCGATCTACTCGCCCGTGCTCAAGGTGACCTACAAGGTCGAGGCCACCCGTGTCGAGCAGCGCACCGACTTCGACAAGCTGGTCATCGACGTCGAGACCAAGCCGTCGATCCGGCCCCGCGACGCGATCGCGTCGGCCGGAAAGACCCTGGTCGAGCTGTTCGGCCTGGCTCGCGAGCTGAACGTCGAGGCCGAGGGCATCGACATCGGCCCCTCGCCCGTCGACGAGCAGCTGGCTGCCGACCTCGCCCTCCCGGTCGAGGACCTGCAGCTGACCGTGCGTTCCTACAACTGCCTCAAGCGTGAGGGCATCCACACCGTGGGTGAGCTGATTGCGCGCTCGGAGCAGGACCTGCTCGACATCCGGAACTTCGGTTCCAAGTCGATCGACGAGGTCAAGGGCAAGCTGGTCGAGATGGGCCTGTCCCTCAAGGACAGCGCTCCCGGCTTCGACCCGGCCACCGCCCTTGCTGCCTACGGCGACGACGACGACGACACGTTCGTCGAGGACGAGCAGTACTAA
- the rplQ gene encoding 50S ribosomal protein L17 encodes MPTPKKGTRFGGSPAHQRLIISNLATALFEHGRITTTEAKARVLRPHAEKLITKAKKGDLHNRREVLKTIRDKSVVHTLFTEIAPTFAERPGGYTRITKLNPRKGDNAPMAVIELVTEAYSPKAPSTKKVEAAAAPVEEAPVEETETAEAPAEETEVAAEETEGAEAPAEETEVAQDKTEG; translated from the coding sequence ATGCCTACCCCCAAGAAGGGCACCCGTTTCGGCGGTAGCCCGGCGCACCAGCGGCTGATCATCAGCAACCTCGCCACCGCGCTCTTCGAGCACGGGCGGATCACGACCACCGAGGCCAAGGCCCGGGTGTTGCGTCCGCACGCCGAGAAGCTGATCACCAAGGCGAAGAAGGGCGACCTGCACAACCGCCGCGAGGTCCTCAAGACCATCCGCGACAAGTCGGTCGTGCACACCCTCTTCACCGAGATTGCGCCCACGTTCGCCGAGCGTCCGGGTGGCTACACCCGGATCACCAAGCTGAACCCCCGCAAGGGCGACAACGCCCCCATGGCGGTCATCGAGCTGGTGACCGAGGCGTACAGCCCGAAGGCTCCGTCGACCAAGAAGGTCGAAGCGGCTGCTGCTCCCGTCGAAGAGGCCCCCGTCGAGGAGACCGAGACCGCCGAGGCTCCGGCCGAGGAGACCGAGGTCGCCGCCGAGGAGACCGAGGGCGCCGAGGCTCCTGCAGAGGAGACTGAGGTCGCGCAGGACAAGACCGAGGGCTGA
- a CDS encoding DUF2786 domain-containing protein, which translates to MPVDHPMLAKIRKLLAKAENDATTPEEAELYTARAARLIADYGIDQALLAVDLPNTDVVGDRVVRLDAPYARDKAELLSSVAMRLRCRAVQMTDRTPQGTRFAVHLFGHQSDLARADLLFTSLLMQASTWLSRTPVPRPENKAAFRRSWLAGFRLAISRRLEDAERRAEADAASHAQRDGRSVGLVLADRSAEVDQALRDTYPRLGKARPRQLSGSGMAGGWSAGQQADLGGGRLHSKEPEALPGV; encoded by the coding sequence ATGCCCGTCGACCACCCCATGCTCGCCAAGATCCGGAAGCTGCTGGCGAAGGCCGAGAACGACGCGACGACCCCGGAGGAGGCCGAGCTCTACACGGCCAGGGCTGCCCGGCTGATCGCCGACTACGGCATCGATCAGGCCCTGCTCGCCGTCGACCTGCCGAACACCGACGTGGTCGGGGACCGGGTCGTGCGACTCGATGCTCCGTATGCCCGCGACAAGGCCGAGCTGTTGAGCTCGGTCGCGATGCGACTGCGGTGCCGCGCCGTGCAGATGACCGATCGCACCCCGCAGGGCACCCGGTTCGCGGTGCACCTGTTCGGCCACCAGTCCGACCTTGCCCGCGCCGACCTGTTGTTCACCAGCCTGCTCATGCAGGCATCCACCTGGTTGTCCCGCACCCCCGTGCCCCGCCCGGAGAACAAGGCCGCCTTCCGTCGTTCCTGGTTGGCCGGCTTCCGCCTGGCCATCAGCCGGCGCCTCGAGGACGCCGAGCGTCGGGCCGAGGCCGACGCGGCGAGCCACGCCCAACGCGATGGGCGCTCGGTCGGCCTGGTCCTGGCCGACCGGTCCGCCGAGGTCGACCAGGCACTGCGTGACACCTATCCCCGCCTCGGGAAGGCTCGACCCCGCCAGCTCTCCGGCTCCGGCATGGCCGGTGGCTGGTCCGCGGGCCAACAGGCAGATCTCGGCGGCGGACGCCTGCACAGCAAGGAGCCGGAGGCCCTGCCCGGCGTCTGA
- a CDS encoding carbohydrate kinase, producing MSPHALVVGESLVDVVRAADGTVAEHPGGSAANVAVALARLGRPVHLATSLADDRHGRLVAEHLQQSGVCLTADPHVARRTSTATATIDAAGAATYAFDLDWRLGVVPVEPAPLVLHVCSIGALLEPGASTVRDVVSALAGRSVVSYDLNLRPAVTGTGPEVREGVLQLVGAADVVKASDEDLVQLFGNPRVDQVARELLELGPEAVVVTRGGEGSTCFLPGGSSAHAEVVPVTVADTIGAGDTFSAAMIDALWDSMVEQPRRGADESGGTGEPVGPKGWPRGRSGTDAWERVLAHASRAAAVTVSRPGADPPYRRELGT from the coding sequence ATGAGCCCGCACGCACTGGTGGTCGGAGAGTCCTTGGTCGACGTCGTGAGGGCCGCCGACGGCACCGTGGCCGAGCACCCCGGCGGCAGCGCCGCCAACGTCGCCGTGGCACTGGCCCGGCTCGGACGTCCCGTGCACCTTGCCACCAGCCTCGCGGACGATCGGCACGGCCGGCTGGTCGCCGAGCATCTGCAGCAGTCCGGCGTCTGCCTCACCGCGGACCCGCACGTCGCGCGTCGTACGTCGACCGCGACGGCCACGATCGACGCCGCCGGTGCCGCGACGTACGCCTTCGACCTGGACTGGCGCCTGGGCGTGGTGCCGGTCGAGCCGGCGCCGCTGGTGCTGCACGTGTGCTCGATCGGCGCGCTGCTCGAGCCGGGGGCGTCGACCGTGCGCGACGTCGTCTCAGCGCTCGCCGGGCGATCGGTCGTCAGCTACGACCTCAACCTGCGACCCGCCGTGACCGGCACCGGCCCGGAGGTGCGTGAGGGCGTCCTGCAGCTGGTCGGTGCCGCTGACGTCGTCAAGGCCTCCGACGAGGACCTGGTCCAGCTGTTCGGGAACCCACGCGTGGATCAGGTCGCACGCGAGCTGCTGGAGCTCGGCCCGGAGGCTGTCGTGGTCACCCGCGGTGGCGAAGGGTCCACGTGCTTCCTGCCCGGAGGCAGCTCGGCGCACGCCGAGGTCGTCCCGGTGACGGTCGCCGACACCATCGGCGCCGGTGACACCTTCTCCGCGGCCATGATCGACGCGCTGTGGGACTCCATGGTGGAGCAGCCGCGGCGTGGGGCCGACGAATCGGGTGGAACTGGTGAGCCGGTCGGACCGAAGGGTTGGCCCCGGGGGAGGAGCGGCACCGACGCGTGGGAACGGGTCCTGGCCCATGCCTCGCGTGCGGCTGCGGTGACCGTGTCACGGCCGGGGGCCGATCCGCCGTACCGCCGGGAGCTCGGCACCTGA
- the truA gene encoding tRNA pseudouridine(38-40) synthase TruA translates to MRTRIDLAYDGTDFKGWARQPGLRTVQEVLEESLATVLRVPSVSVTCAGRTDSGVHARGQVVHLELDEQELTASIGRSRLAPMEALRRRLNGILPPDARVHRVDAAPPGFDARYSAIWRRYAYRVTDRDVDPLTRHHVLAWPRHLDVDSMNEAADLLLGLRDFAAYCKRREGATTVRTLIDLHWERDATGLAVLTVRADAFCHNMVRALTGALLAVGDGRRTPDWPQQVLATGQRSPAVTVAPARGLTLEEVGYPDGLELVRQAERARNKRELPDD, encoded by the coding sequence GTGCGCACCAGGATCGACCTCGCCTACGATGGCACCGACTTCAAGGGCTGGGCCCGCCAACCCGGCCTGAGGACCGTCCAGGAGGTCCTCGAGGAGTCCCTGGCGACCGTGCTCCGGGTGCCCTCGGTGTCGGTCACCTGCGCCGGTCGCACGGACTCCGGGGTGCATGCCCGGGGACAGGTGGTGCACCTCGAGCTCGACGAGCAGGAGCTGACCGCCTCGATCGGCCGGTCCCGGCTCGCACCGATGGAGGCCCTGCGCCGACGGCTGAACGGGATCCTGCCGCCGGACGCCCGCGTGCACCGGGTGGACGCGGCTCCTCCCGGCTTCGATGCCCGCTACTCAGCGATCTGGCGCCGCTACGCCTATCGCGTCACGGACCGCGACGTCGACCCGCTGACCCGTCACCACGTGCTGGCCTGGCCTCGCCATCTCGACGTCGACTCGATGAACGAGGCCGCCGACCTCCTGCTCGGGCTGCGGGACTTCGCGGCCTACTGCAAGCGCCGCGAGGGCGCCACCACCGTGCGCACCCTCATCGACCTGCACTGGGAGCGTGATGCGACCGGACTGGCCGTGCTCACCGTGCGGGCCGACGCCTTCTGCCACAACATGGTGCGGGCACTCACCGGCGCGCTGCTCGCCGTCGGCGACGGGCGCCGTACGCCGGACTGGCCCCAGCAGGTGCTCGCCACCGGGCAGCGGAGCCCCGCGGTGACCGTGGCCCCCGCCCGGGGGCTGACGCTAGAGGAGGTCGGCTACCCGGACGGACTGGAACTGGTCCGGCAGGCCGAGCGAGCGAGGAACAAGAGGGAGCTCCCCGATGACTGA